Below is a genomic region from Prochlorococcus marinus str. MIT 0918.
CTGGAACAAAAAATGGCTTTAGTAATAAAGGAACTTTAAGAGAAATTATTGTTGATAGTCATAGTACTGAATGGTATTTACCTATTCCTCTTGGGGATAGGGATTATCAAGTAGAGCTTGGGTATCGTCATTCATCACAATGGATTTCATTAGCTTTTTCTTCAATTGCAAGAGTACCTTCATTGCACCCTAGTCAACAGGTCTTAGATCAATTTGTTCCATTTAGTTTGGATGCAACTCCTAGCCAAGATGTAGTTGAGGAAGAAAATAATTTCTTTTCTGATCAAAGAGATAGTGGATTACATGAGCGCTTATACAAAACAGCTACAACTAATTTCCGTAAATCTCGTATAGGTTCAGAAGAGTTCCAAGAGCGCGGTGCCTTTGAGGATTCTCTGTCAGAATTAAGTGATTCTGGCTCTGGACTTTGGGCAAGTGGTCACAACGAATCTGGAGTAGGTGGTGTTCAACCAAGAGAAAGGTCTTTTTGGCTAATAGCAGATGCAGAATTAATTGTTTATGGTTCTACAGATCCATCAGCGAAATTAAAAATAGGTGGAGAAGATATTCCATTGGCTTCTGATGGAACTTTTAGATTACAAGTTCCTTTTAGAGATGGATTACAAAATTATCTAATTGAAGCCACTGATGCGAAAGGTGAACAAAAGCGAAATATTAATATGAAGTTTGAACGTGTAACTCCTCAAGACAATACAAATCCAATTGATAAGGCTAAGTCAGAATGGTTTTAAAGCTTTGATTCTGTAAAATGGCGCGTTGGTTTGTGGCAGTTACACCTCTTGCAGGTGCAATACTTTTTCCTTTACTAATACCTATTACTATTAGTCGCTTTGGAATCAGTTCTGGTGTTCTTGCTGCTCTGTTTCTGAGTATCCTATGGTTTGTAGCAATGCTTCGAACCTCAGAGATGCCTCATTGAAATCAAGCTGAGTAAGGTTCTCAGTAGTTCATTTAATCGTAAGATGTTTTTTCTCTAATGCCTGTTCAAGATTCTTCATTAGACAATAATCAATTTAAGGTAGTTTTAAATACTCCTTTTAATGATCAAAAGCCTGGTACTTCAGGTTTACGTAAGAGTACAAAGTATTTTCAACAACCTCATTACTTAGAAAGCTTTATTGAGTCAATTTTGCA
It encodes:
- a CDS encoding DUF4912 domain-containing protein; translated protein: MAQDKELLSRLTLRQLRIKASDLKIPLYSRKSKASLIKEITAYSDREQAEKKLLSLSSLNPLKEKLGSHSFSQFKKETRVVFLPRDPEWAYVFWEISESDRKKAQSQGASRLCLRLSDATGTKNGFSNKGTLREIIVDSHSTEWYLPIPLGDRDYQVELGYRHSSQWISLAFSSIARVPSLHPSQQVLDQFVPFSLDATPSQDVVEEENNFFSDQRDSGLHERLYKTATTNFRKSRIGSEEFQERGAFEDSLSELSDSGSGLWASGHNESGVGGVQPRERSFWLIADAELIVYGSTDPSAKLKIGGEDIPLASDGTFRLQVPFRDGLQNYLIEATDAKGEQKRNINMKFERVTPQDNTNPIDKAKSEWF